TCAAAATGGCAAAAATCTCTACAGCCACCATGTACTTCCCTTTGGTGCTCAGATAGGCCGGGATCATTGCAATCCAAACACTGCAGAACACCAGCATGCTGAAGGTGATGTACTTGGCCTCATTAAAACTGTCCGGTAATGTCCTGGCCAAAAATGCTACAATAAAACTAACAGCTGCCAGAAGGCCCATATAACCCAGCACAGAGTAGAAGGCAATAACGGAACCTTCATTACACTGAATGATGATCTTGCCTGGATAAGAATGGGAGTCCAGTTCCTGAAAGGGCGGAGATATCGCTAAccatattatattaattaaaacTTGGATGGATGAAAACATTGCTACAAGCAGGTTAGACTGTTTAACACCAATACATCTGTTCCAGGAGCTTCCAGGTTTGGTGGCACTGAAAGCAATGAAAACCATGATTGTCTTGGTTAAAATACAGGATACAGCTATCGAGAAGATGATTCCAAAAGAGGTCTGACGCAGAATGCAGGTTATATCCACCGGGCGACCGAGGAACAAGAACACACAGAGGAAGCTCAGTAAGATGGAGGTCAGGAGGATGAAGCTGAGGTTCTTGTTATTGGCTTTTACAATAGGTGTGTCttgatagaaaataaaaataactaatgTAACTACAGTTATGACAATACAAAGTAATGATATCGACAAAAAGATTACAGAAAGTACATCATTGCTGTAAGATAGAAATTCCTCCAGTTTTGGAAAACACTGATTCTTCTTCGTATTGGGCCATTCAGTATCAGggcattttatacatttttcactATCTGCAAATAACAAAAAGTCTCAAGTTAAAATCCATTCATGGCAAACTGATTTTCACATTTAAAGTAGATCCAAGTTTAAAAAGAATACACAATAAAGTAACGTTATTAAAACCATTTAGTTTCaataaaatcaaacaaatagCATTGTTATTATTTTAGTGACTGCCAGGCTGTAGGGCATGTTGCCACCATGAAATACTATAATGAAGGCTAATACATGCTGTGGAAGGAAAATGGACTGAAACGTTTTTTGTTGGAGTAAGGACAGTTTGGATATACGAGATGGAGTCAAAATGAATTTAGGAAAAGTCATCATCTTTCTATGTATTAACCTACCTGGATCCACATCCCCGTTGGGCAGATGCAGAAAATGAAAGTAACAAGAATGTGTACTAATAGCTTGCACCAATCAGTTGAATACATTCATGAGTTGCAGTCAAAGATAAATGCCAAATGTAGTCATTCCATCTTCACCAGAAATATTGAGACTTTTAGTACATTTGTGAGGGGGTAGGACAGGTGAATTTCCTAAGATATATTTTTACACCCGTTACATTTTAACTAACTTCCAAAAGAAAGCAATTAAATAAAGGGCATACAAAAATATGACATTGCAGCCAGCTGGGAAATTGTTTGGGAAGGGTATCAGTAGCATAGTGTGAATGTTTTATGGTTGCAGTAGCACAGTGTGAATGGGAGTTTCATGGTTTTAGTAGAATAAATTATAACCCTAGGTGGAGGAATAGCAAAAAGAAGAAATCAAATTGCTGCAACCAGGAGATGGTTACTAACACTTACAATGTTTAAATGGGTATATTTAAAACCCCAATGTTTGAATCAAAAATGTGCAGAAGTGGTAGACCTGCTAAACAATGTAACACAGTGATTCAGTAACAATGGTAACAGTTACAGCTTCAGTATGCTCAAACCAAGTGAATATCTATAAATTGTATCAAGTGATGTAAATGAAGATGATATCAGTCCTTAATATGTTTGAGAAACCATGAACAAGCAGAACAGTCCTAATGAGTCTTTTGAACTGTATGCTCCTGTTTATGTACGGCTGAAATCCCTTCTATTGAAGCAGCAGGGAAAACTAGCCAATGGGAGCAAAATATTACTCTAGTAACACACTAATAGTATTATTAATAGTATGgtacatataaatgatattgcaatCCACTGTGTGAAAAAATGTCAATCACTATGACAATATCGATGTAGAAATGTGTAATAAACCTTTCTACATATAAGTCCAGTTAGTAACCAGCAATGCTATCTGTCCAACACCAGCCGTTGGTCTTTGTAATATAAAGTGCAGAAGCATATTGTTCATCAAAAAAGATTTtattctataaaaatatataattgtgtatatatatatatgttaaaatcaAAGTCATTCACAGACAGCACAAAAGTGTGGGAACCTTTTTCCGGAGTCTCACCACTCGCAGCCTGGATACTCTGCTGTTGCTGACTTACAGAAGACGGCTTGCAGAGTCCTGTGCGTTGAGTGACTGAAGGGGAGACTCGCCGCGTGCATTCCACTTTGCCTTCCAATCTGTGTCGGTGTATCGGTAAGAtgcagccttacgcgtttcgtgatgatctgtcacttcatcagaggagtgCATCTTTCATCTAAAGCTGGATATTTATACACTATAGGCATTCGGTTCATATTAACCCGTTGATTACTTAATTCTTATACCTTAATACATGTTTACAGGTAAAATGTGAATCACTTAAAAACATTAGTAGTCAAATTAttaaatctaaaaatgaaaaataagaacaagtagaaataaaaaatagaataaaaggggggcgtggcctggcagcgcgCGGTAATGGACGTGTGATCTGTCAGCTCCCGTGAGGGCTCCTACTAACCAGCGAATATACGAGCGATATCTGCCCCATCACAGGTCGGTCAAAGAGCATCAGACAGCCTGCACCACCATGTCCCAGAAAGCACCCAGAAAATCAAAAATCCGACCGGCTGTGACCCGGGTCTCCTCCTTCACACCGCCACGCActaagatccaagatggcgccggaggtcCGGAATCGCCGACTGCAGCGTCCGAAAACAGCGACAGCACCTCCATCTCTATGGGGACTTCTGTTCCTGCATCAGAGCACACCCTGCACAAGATGCTGCAGGACTTACAGCAAAACCTGCAGATGGAGTTTGCTAAACTAGCTCGCGACGTCAGAGCTGATATTAAGGAGATCAGTGAACGCACAAGTGCCAttgaagacaaaatggaggaggtgATAAGCGCCCACAATGATCTGGCTGCATCGCACGAAACGATAGATACCCGAATGGCTTACCTAGAAGCTAAGATTGCTGATCACGAAGATCGCGATCGGCGTAACAATATTCGCCTACGAGGTGTACCGGAGGAAATTAAACCTTCCGAACTTGGGGACTACGCTACTGGCCTTTTTAAGGCCGTATGCCCAGGACTCACTGAAAGTGACCTCCGTCTGGACCGCATTCACCGCCTACCACGGCCAAAATTTCTACAACCCACAGCGGCCAGGGATGTGATCACCAGGGTGCATTACTTCACCTCCAAAGAACTGGTTATGCGAGCAGCAAGAAATACAGACAACATACCACCTGAATTCCAACATATCAAGCTGTTTGTGGACTTATCCGCCGCTACGCTGGCAAAACGCAAGGAATTGGCCCCCGTCACGAAAGTGCTCAGGGAGGCGGAGATCCCATATAAGTGGGGATATCCTACTCGTCTCATAATCAAACGAAACGGCACAGACCACCATGTCACCACGGCATCAGAGGGAGCACGAATACTCCAAAATTGGAACGTACCGGTGACCCTACAGGACCCCAAACTCCCATCTCAAGGCCTCCGATCATCACCTCTAAAAATCACTAGCGAATGGTCCACTGGGACGAAACACAAATGATATGGACTGATATTGCATAGCGAACTGTATGGACCTGATTATGGAACCGTACTCTGAGGATATGTAAGCATGTTGCCTGTGTGTTGTTTTGTTCATATGCTCTATTTTTTGACACTATCATTTATACCTGTATGTTATAGGGTTTTCTGAATACCTAGCAACGTAGAGAGCTGAACTACATATGTGTAACTGACATGTCCTGTATCATGTACACATGCCTCACACTGATGGTCTCATACAGATCACCATTATTGTCTGCACAATATTTCGGGCAGttataacccacagtatgccctcCCCTCCACCTAGGCTCCATAGGGCCGCTAAACTCGTTTTCTAAGTCAGATATCCCTTGTCTGACTTCTCTTTTGTATATAGTTCTTGTTCGGTACCACGTTAAGTACCCCACCCCTACTTTGCCCCTCCATCCTCCTACGAATATACTCTGTGTACAATTTGTTCTTGAACCACAGACGGAAGCAGGAACCTGCTTTGCACTTAATCGGTACTTACTTTTATATGGTGCATTATTCCATGGTATGTCACACAAGGGGCCCACAGATAATTACAAAACACACTGCGCACTTGATGTGTCTATATGGCTTTAAATATCTTTTCACTTAATGCTAAGGGATTGAACTCCCCCATAAAAGGAGGCTAGCTCTCGAAGAAGCCAGAAACGCAAAGGCCATGATAGCCTTCTTTCAAGAAACTCACTTTCTGAATGCTAAAATGCCTAAATTTTCGTCCAAGTATTACCCAATAGGTTTCCACACTGGGTACACCAAAAAGAAGAGAGGGGTCTCAGTCCTAATCAGCAAGGACATAGCCTTCTCCTTACAAAAAAAATAGGGGACAAGGAAGGTAGATTTATTCTCATACAGTGTCATATTAATAACGAACCATATACCCTCATAAACATATACGGCCCGCATGACAACCAAATACCCTACCTAGAAAAAATCTTGTTACTTACGGATACCCACAAATTCGGAACTGTACTAATAGGAGGAGACACGAACTTCATCCTTGACAATGCATTAGACACGTCTTCCACCACACGAGTCTCCCACAAAACCGCTACTAAACGCACCCAATCCGCCTGTGCCATTGGGACACGCTTACACAAGGCTCAATATGTAGATGTCTGGAGAACCCTACACCCTTCCGACAGGGATTTCACCttccactcacaggcacacaactCTTACTCAAGAATTGATAGATTCCTCCTACACACTTCCCTAATTTCTAAAGTACAATCCACGCAAATAGGCCTAATacagtggtcagaccacgcacctaTTACTCTGTCATTGTCGACCCACTTCCCCAACACAGGGCGAGGTTCCTGGCGACTGAATGAGTCGCTGCTCAGACAACCCCATATAACGACACAAATTAAGCAGGAACTGGAAATGTATTTCCACAACAACGTATCTGATGATATTTCCATAACCACACTTTGGCAAGCACATAAAGCTGTCATTAGGGGCTTATTCATCAAACATGCTAGTTACGCTAATAAACAGCGAAAGCGCGAGTTTGACGACATAATCCAACAGATAACAACTCTTACCCATCGTAACAAAACCGCCCCCTCGCCAGACCACCACACAAAATTGAAAACCCTACACTCCAAACTCAAAGAACTTGAACTTGATAGAACCAACTACATCCtacaaaaatgtaaacataaattcTTTGCCCAAGGGAATAAAGCGGGAGCAATCCTGGCGTCCCAGCTTAAACAGCGTATGGCCAATTCCAGAGTGGCGTACATCCTTAAACACGATAAAACGAAGGTTATGAACCCGCAAGACATAGTGGAAACATTCGCACAGTTTTATAGCTCTCTATACAATCTCAAAAACGACACCGCCTCACCTCCACCGTCACCGGAACAAATACGACTTTTCCTAGACACCATACAGCTGCCAACGCTGACCCAATCTGACATTGACACAATTACTAAACCCTTCACAGTAGAGGAAGTGAACCTTACGATTAAGAAACTTCCCTTACACAAAtcgccaggcccagacggctttacTAATCTCTATTACCAGACCTTTTCGGACACACTGAACCCATACCTCACGCGACTCCTCAACCACTGCTTCACCACAGGCACAATGCCGCCCAACATGCTTCAAGCACACATCTCTACGCTCCCTAAGCCAGGCAAACCACCAACAGTCTGCCAGAATTTTAGGCCGATTTCGCTACTCAATTGTGACACTAAAATATACGCTAAGATTTTGGCAGATCGCCTCGCACACATTCTATCACGCATTATACACAACGACCAATCTGGTTTTGTTAAAAACAGACAAGGTTCCGATAACACGAGGAAAGTCCTGAACATCCTGGCGCATATGGAAACACACCGCATGGAAGGCCTTCtcctagcgctggacgcggagaaggccttcgacaggctcAATTGGGCGTATATGGAACAAGTATTACACAAATTTGGCTTTCCCGAATCCTATATAACTGGCATAATGGCACTATACTCTAAACCGACGGCGAGAGTAACCAACGCAGGATTCCTCTCCAGTCCTTTTCCGATCACGAACGGTACCCGCCAAggctgcccgctctccccccTACTATTTATCCTATCGCTAGAGCCCTTGGCATACAAGATTAGAACACACAGCGACATAAAAGGTGTCATCATCAACAACGTAGAGTATAAGTTATCTATGTTTGCAGACGATATTCTCCTCTCCCTTACTACACCAGACCACTCCTTACCTCACCTCATCACCACATTAAATGAATATAGCTCAATCTCCTACTATAAATTAAACCAAACGAAAACCCAAGCACTACCAATCCATCTCCCCATGACAGATGTCCTAGCGCTCAAATCCACACACTCCTTTGACTGGAGACAAACGCACCTAACATACCTGGGAGTGAAAATTGCAGCTACGTATAGAGGTATTAGCACGCACAATTTATCTACCCTACCGTTAATGTGCAAACAGACTCTTCACAAATGGAAAGATGTGTTGCTGTCATGGTTGGGTAGGATTAATGCTGTAAAAATGATCATTCTTCCAAAGCTGCTCTATATATTTCGTATGTTGCCGATCCCTATATCGCCCACACTGTGCAAACAAATACAGAGTATAATATCCACCTTTGTCTGGGCTAAAAAGAAGCCGAGATTACCCACGTCTCTCCTACAATCCCCTACAAAAAAGGGAGGACTGGGACTCCCCAACATTGCAGCATACCAGAAAGCTGCTCTCCTTGAGGGGGCAATAAAACTGCACGCACCACAACATGCAATACAATGGGTAGACATAGAAAATAACTACGACCCCAAACACATGGCAATCGATCTAATGTGGACCCCTAAACATCTTAGAAGCACACGCAAGACACTCCTACCTCTCACTACATATGCAATTAAGGCATGGGACCACCTTCACTGCCCCCGTACAGCGGAATCAGCATTCTCCACCTGGGCTCCTCTCACAGCCCTTAATTCAGTATCCCCATGGCTCTCCCTGCATAAATGGAAAGAACTAGGGGTGACCCACATCACAGACATCTGTCGGACAGGAGCTATTATACCTTTCCCTGAATTACAAACAAGGTTTCAACTATCCCCGTCATTTATATTCCCGTATCTTCAGCTGAAGAGTTTGGTCTCAAAGGTGGTCACACCCCCTACACCAACCACACTCAAACCACACCAAGATTTCTCGCTTCTATATGAACTTTGTCACAAAACACCGACCAAGACCAAAGCTCTTTCAGTCTGCTATACTATATTACAAAACCAAAAGACACCTTCGACTTTTACGTACCGCACACAATGGGAAAATTAATGTATATACTCACCCACAGGTAACCTATGGCTAGCCTCACTTCAAGCCCTAAAAGGCATCACCTCCTGTTACTCCCATATTGAAGCCCACAAAAAACATGTCTTCAGGTGGTACTACACACCATCCAGACTCCACAAGATATTCCCAAATACCTCTCCTAACTGTTGGAGATGCGAGAAAGAAAGTGGAACAATgacacatatatggtggagttGCCCAGAAATCAGGTCACTGTGGTTAGAAACACAAGGGATTTGGGAACAACTGGGAATAGCGGTCAACCCAATTACGCCCTCTACAGGCGTATTTCTTATGCTC
Above is a genomic segment from Pelobates fuscus isolate aPelFus1 chromosome 6, aPelFus1.pri, whole genome shotgun sequence containing:
- the LOC134615264 gene encoding vomeronasal type-2 receptor 26-like, which encodes MHSSDEVTDHHETRKAASYRYTDTDWKAKWNARDSEKCIKCPDTEWPNTKKNQCFPKLEEFLSYSNDVLSVIFLSISLLCIVITVVTLVIFIFYQDTPIVKANNKNLSFILLTSILLSFLCVFLFLGRPVDITCILRQTSFGIIFSIAVSCILTKTIMVFIAFSATKPGSSWNRCIGVKQSNLLVAMFSSIQVLINIIWLAISPPFQELDSHSYPGKIIIQCNEGSVIAFYSVLGYMGLLAAVSFIVAFLARTLPDSFNEAKYITFSMLVFCSVWIAMIPAYLSTKGKYMVAVEIFAILISSAGLLGCIFFPKLYIILCKPEMNAKICLFNK